Within the Nicotiana tabacum cultivar K326 chromosome 11, ASM71507v2, whole genome shotgun sequence genome, the region CCTTTCGCCTGAGCAAATGATCCATTGAGACCACTTAGAAACTGCATTGTTGCTGAATATGTTCCACAAATATCCTTGACTCAGGACATGGACATGAAGGAGTAGTTGTCATAACATCATATTCATCCCATAGGTCCTTCAGTTTAGAATAGTAAACAGAGACTGGTGCCAAACCTTGCTTAAGGGCTATAATTTCCTGCGACAAATTGTAGATTCTAGAGATGTTCCTCTTATCAAACCGTTCCTTCAGATCTCTCCACACATTACACGCAGAGGACCCATAGACCACAGTACTATAGAGCTCTTTGGTGACATCATTCATTATCCATGATAGCACAAATGCATTGCATCTCTCCCACTGATCGTGCAAATTTTGCTCAAAATTCTCCTTCTTACAGGTTCCATCAATAAATCCAATTTTGTTCTTCGTAAACAGCCCAATTCTTATAGATCTAGACCACAAATTGTAGTTCTCTGTCCTTATCAGCTTAAATTCAATCAGATGCTCTCCCGGCGTGTCTGATGGTCGTAAATACAAAGGATGAGTGTGCCCTAGCACAGCCTCAACAGGATGAGTGTGTCCTTGCACAGTCTCAACAGGATGAGTGTGTCCTTGCACATTCTCAGCATTCAATCCATCATTAGCCATTTTTGCTCTGAATTAGGAACCCTAGCTCTGGGACGACGAACTCCGACGAGAATGAAAATCGAGAGAACAAATCAGAACTGTAAGAGTGACAGAAAGAAGAAAGATAC harbors:
- the LOC142165814 gene encoding uncharacterized protein LOC142165814; protein product: MANDGLNAENVQGHTHPVETVQGHTHPVEAVLGHTHPLYLRPSDTPGEHLIEFKLIRTENYNLWSRSIRIGLFTKNKIGFIDGTCKKENFEQNLHDQWERCNAFVLSWIMNDVTKELYSTVVYGSSACNVWRDLKERFDKRNISRIYNLSQEIIALKQGLAPVSVYYSKLKDLWDEYDVMTTTPSCPCPESRIFVEHIQQQCSF